A genomic window from Ananas comosus cultivar F153 linkage group 22, ASM154086v1, whole genome shotgun sequence includes:
- the LOC109727237 gene encoding calcium-dependent protein kinase 26 codes for MAAVALGNNNSEEHPLYISYKVPSLANPILETPHISFLGDRYNLGEQLGWGQFGVIRSCSDMLTGETLACKSIAKDRLVSADDIRGVKLEIEIMAQLSGHPNVVGLKAVYEEDDFVHLVMELCAGGELFHRLEKHGCFSEHEAAVLFQHLIEVVMYCHDKGIMHRDLKPENILLATKSSSSPIKLADFGLATYIKSGQSLHGTVGSPFYIAPEVLAGGYNEAADVWSAGVILYILLSGMPPFWGKTKSAIFESIRSAELRFPSDPWDRVSDSAKELIAGMLRRDPAQRFTAKQVLDHSWIKEHADQSQVSCGQCNGSISLRQGDLGSCSFSTPLMSHSRDVSFSTGFPIPCQSQEDHSSPTFTCRSSFSAFVVDSTPSCPTIGFSFGNICEHDGVLLSSQIPSMSNFSFLSPQSSEQENLLTFATEAFNTGDRDACFAKLFTRASENRGAEMKRLTTNTSRAICIHSRRNHTIGLGELEQLNLMVSESVIRWASCTHLSSAPSLRSSLVC; via the exons ATGGCTGCTGTTGCCCTAGGCAACAATAATAGTGAGGAACATCCACTCTACATCTCTTACAAAGTCCCCAGCCTCGCCAACCCAATCCTCGAAACCCCGCACATCTCCTTCCTCGGAGACCGATACAACCTCGGCGAACAATTGGGCTGGGGACAGTTTGGGGTGATCAGATCATGCTCCGACATGCTCACTGGCGAGACGTTGGCGTGCAAGTCGATCGCTAAGGACCGCCTTGTCTCTGCTGACGACATCCGCGGTGTGAAGCTTGAGATCGAGATCATGGCACAGCTCTCCGGCCACCCCAATGTGGTCGGTCTCAAGGCTGTGTATGAAGAAGATGACTTCGTTCATCTTGTGATGGAGCTTTGTGCGGGAGGGGAGCTCTTCCACCGGCTCGAGAAGCACGGCTGCTTCTCCGAGCACGAGGCGGCTGTTCTATTTCAGCATCTCATCGAGGTGGTGATGTACTGCCACGATAAAGGGATCATGCACAGGGATCTCAAGCCGGAGAACATTCTACTTGCGACCAAGTCCTCGTCCTCGCCGATCAAGTTGGCAGATTTCGGCCTTGCCACCTACATCaaatctg GGCAAAGCTTGCATGGGACAGTGGGGAGCCCTTTCTATATAGCTCCTGAGGTACTTGCGGGGGGATACAATGAAGCTGCCGATGTGTGGAGTGCGGGGGTTATTCTTTATATTCTTCTCAGTGGAATGCCGCCCTTTTGGGGAAAGACAAAGTCGGCGATCTTTGAGTCCATCCGGTCCGCGGAGTTACGATTTCCATCTGATCCTTGGGACAGGGTGTCAGATTCCGCAAAGGAATTGATAGCCGGAATGCTGCGTAGAGATCCTGCCCAGAGGTTTACAGCCAAGCAGGTTCTTG ATCACTCATGGATAAAGGAACATGCAGACCAATCACAAGTTTCATGTGGGCAGTGCAATGGCAGTATCAGTTTGAGACAAGGAGATTTGGGTTCTTGCTCCTTTTCTACCCCTCTGATGTCTCATAGTCGTGATGTGAGCTTCAGTACTGGCTTTCCCATTCCCTGCCAAAGCCAGGAAGATCATTCTTCCCCGACATTTACGTGCAGATCGTCGTTCTCTGCTTTTGTCGTTGACTCCACACCTTCTTGCCCCACTATTGGCTTCTCATTTGGCAACATTTGTGAGCATGATGGTGTCTTATTGTCATCGCAAATTCCTTCAATGTCAAACTTTTCATTCCTTAGCCCACAATCTAGCGAGCAAGAAAACCTATTGACTTTTGCTACTGAGGCATTCAATACTGGTGACAGAG ATGCCTGCTTTGCCAAGCTCTTTACGAGAGCTTCAGAGAACAGGGGGGCTGAGATGAAAAGGTTAACAACCAACACCTCAAGAGCCATCTGTATCCACAGCAGAAGGAACCACACGATCGGTCTCGGGGAGCTTGAGCAGCTCAATCTAATGGTCTCGGAATCGGTCATACGTTGGGCCTCATGCACGCATCTGTCGAGTGCACCGTCCCTTAGGTCCTCGCTTGTTTGCTGA